The genomic DNA ATCTACTGGTTCTAAAGAGGACAGGGGGTCAGATCATTCATTAATACTACCTACTGGTTCTAAAGAGGACAGGGGTCAGATCATTCATTAATACTACCTACTGGTTCTAAAGAGGACAGTGGGTCAGATCATTCATTAATACTACCTACTGGTTCTAAAGAGGACAGTGGGTCAGATCATTCATTATACCTACTGGTTCTAAAGAGGACAGGGGGTCAGATCATTCATTAATACTACCTACTGGTTCTAAAGAGGACAGGGGGTCAGATCATTCATTAATACTACCTACTGTTTCTAAAGAGGACAAGGGGTCAGATCATTCATTAATACTACCTACTGGTTCTAAAGAGGACAGGGGGTCAAATCATTCATTAATACTACCTACTGGTTCTAAAGAGGACAGGGGGTCAGATCATTCATTAATACTACCTACTGGTTCTAAAGAGGACAGGGGGTCAGATCATTCATTAATACTACCTACTGGTTCTAAAGAGGACAGGGGGTCAGATCATTCATTAATACTACACACAGATCATCATTATGGGGcctaggtgcagtgaaatgtgttgttttacagggtcagccatagtagtacggtgccccttgctcaaaggcacagacagattttACACATTGTCGGTTCGGGTATTTGAACCAgcgacttttcggttactggcccaatgctctaaccgctagactacctgctgctAATTCTATCTTCCACCGTCAAATTATCACTTAGTCTGCCATTGACATCAGTGAATTATTTAGTGAAAATGAGACGTGGAAGTTAGGATTAACCCCTAGCCAAGTCATGGACAGTATGACATTCCTGTTGAAATCAGGTCAGAACTGTCTGCTGCTCCTACAAGTGCTCTTTAATATAAACATAAACATTTCCTCCATACCTTGACCCTGAGCTCCTTCATGGGTGGAGGCAGCAGCAGCCCCCTGATCTGGGTGACGATGGGTCCCTCCACCCCCGGTACGATGACGGTCATGCCCTCCCGGAGAACCCCGTTGATCAGGATCACGTCTATAGTGGTGCCCATACCAGGCAGGGCTTTCACCTGACGATGGAAAGGGACACATGTTGAGTTTAATACAACATTAAGTGTTAGATGACGCAATGGTAATGACACCAATGTAACGGTAATGACACTGACGCAACGGCAATGACACCAATGTAACGGCAATGACGCAACAGTAATGACACTGACGTAACGGTAGTGCGACTGGTGTAACGGAATCGACCCTAAAATAACAGCAATCTAACCGTGACAACAACAGGTAGGATCATTCTTCCTCGTCCCCATAAACTGTGACAGTAATGTAGTAATTGTCCCTCACCTCCATGACCTGAGCCCTGAGCTCGTCGCAGTGTGCCAGGCGTCGTGCCAGCATGGTCTGGGTGAGCTCCACCAGCAGAGCGATCAGGTTGCCCATGCCGTCCCCGGAGTGGGCCGAGGTGGGCACCAGAGACACAAAGGTCCTCGGGTCCTTGTTCTCATGGAAGAGGGCTGCGTTCAGACCCTGTACGAATacacaatcaaatcaaagttcatTGGTCGCATACGCAGATTTGTAGATGTTAagatgcagtgaaatgcttatgtttctagctctaCCAGTGAAGTCCTGTCTAACACAATAACAACATACGAATTAAATGCCGatatatcagaacgagcaatgtcagagaccagaatataaatataaatataccaCATAtaatagtgtgtatagacagtatatcaacagaaaaggtgtgtacagcagtagtgaTAAAGGATAaatcttgactagaatacagtatatacatatgaagtgtgtAAAACAGTAGGTAAACATCattaagtgactagtgttccatgtctatgtacataagGCAAAACTCTCTCAGGTGCAGGGTCACTCAGGGTTCACACAATAGGTGCATCGCAATAGTGAAAAGTGCTGTCAACGCCAAAACTCTTTCCCCCTCCGTTGTTCATATAGTTAGTTAGTGACCTGCTGGGCGAACTCAACGATGACAGCTTTGGCCCTCTCGTCAAACTCATCCTTGGtgttcttcttctgcttcttcagTGTGGCCACCACGTCTGTGTCCGGACTCTTCTTCCAGTCGTACAGACGGTCAATCTGGAGTAGACATAGAAATGGAACGAATAGAAGGGACAAAAATACATGTCACATGGATGGGCAACCAATTAACTActtgtgaaaaaaataaaagactTCCGCAAGCTATTGTAACCTGGTAGATTTATTCCCAGTGAATTGTGGGCTACTGAGTGCCTTTAATACATGCAAGTCCTCTACTagccatctatccatccattcatcccagAGGTAAGCTATGAGCATGTCTGACCAGACAGACTGACCTTGTTAAGTGCTACAATGAAGGGACACTTCTTCTCCTTGAGCAGGTTGATGGACTCCAGGGTCTGAGGCTCCAGGCCGTGCATGATGTCCACCACCAGGATGGCTATGTCACACAGAGAGCTGCCCCGGTTCCTCAGGTTactggacacacagacagacggagcGAGACGCAGTCAGGACAAACACATTTAGGGCACTGGACACACATTTTTCTGAATGAGGGTTTACCTGAAAGACTCGTGGCCTGGGGTGTCGATGATCAGCATTCCTGGGATTTTAATGGCCTCGTTGTTGAACTGAAGAGGAAACAATTAAATGATTAAAGAGCCATTAGACACCAACTATCTATTCAAATCCAATGccatacatacactgagtgtaaaaaatgttaggaacacctgctctttccatgacacactgaccaggtgaatccaggtgaaagctatgatcccttattgatgtcacttgttaaatccaattcaatcagtgtagatgaaggggaggagacaggttaaagaaggatttttttcagagggtgaatggacaagacaaaacattgaattgcctttgaacagggtctggtagtaggtgtcaggcgcaccggtttgagtgtgtcaagaactgcaacgctgcagtgtttttcacattcaacagtttcctgtgtgtatcaagaatggtccaccacccaatggccatacagccaacttgacatCTGTGAAGAAtaggagtcaacattggccagcattcctgtggaacgcttttgacactgtagagtccatgccacgacaaattgagactgttctgagggcaaaagggggtacaactcaatattaggaaggtgttcctaatgttttgtacactcagtgtacggTCATTGTTCAGTGTATGACTGGGTCTGAGCTGAagggagaggagcagcagtactcACGTTCTTCACCATCTTGGTCTGCTCTACGATGGCCTCCAGCGGTACGTTAGTGGCTCCGATCTGTTGGGTGATCCCTCCTGCCTCTCCGTCCTGTACGTGTGTATGCCTCAGCTTGTCCAGGATCTTGGTCTTGCCTGTGTCTACGTGGCCCAGTACACAGACGACGGGGGAGCGGAGCTTGTCCAGGTTTATGTTCTTTATGTTCTCTGCTCGCCGTTTCTACAGAGGAGGAGCACAAAGACAACAACATTACACTTCCCTACCGTTTAACAATGTTGATAGGATTTGTGTTTGTGAGTAAATGTGTGAGACTACCTCAATACGCTTCTTGGCCTTGTCGTAGATCCGCTCCTCTTTAGTGCGATCGTCATCTGAGTCGCTGTCACTACTGGACTCTgagctctccttccctcccttcctcttagTGGCTGGGGCCTGCTGCGTTGTGTGAGGCtgactctccttctcttcctcctcactctcctcctcttcgtcatcctcttcctcctcgtcctcttcctcgtcgtcctcctcttcctccggcTGTGACGAGGGTTTCTGTTGGGGATGCTTTGGTGTCTCTGGCTTCACCTCAATGTGGACCGTCTTCAGCtctggagagggagaagagacgtTATGTGAGGTGTAAGCCACCAAGCCTTTGGGAGATATTGCCATATTGCTAAAAACCTAAAGTCTGTCCTGTCTTACCTTTGTCCTGATCGATGGTCTCAGCGATAGCCTCCCAGTCATCAACTGCAGACTCAGCTTTCTGCTCTACCTCTGGGGGGAGGGACAGGAAGACATGACACAAAATGTGACTGAGGCAATGAAAGTTGTCTGGCGTTACACCCAGATCTGGACAACAAGCGGAGGACATTAAGGCAGGCTCCGTCTCCAAGATCTATGGTTCATTTTACCTGCTGCTACTTTGGGAGTTTCCACGGCCATCGGTGAGATGATTGGCTCTGCCATCTCCGACGTGGGTGACATGACCTCTGAGATCTCTGACCGGGGAAGAGGAGGAATGAGGGACGAGGCACAAACAAATAGATAGATGACTTTGCAGTTGGACATGTATTTGATGTGGATTGGAAGAGGCTGTTACCTTCAGGGGTCTGTGCTTGTTGGGGCTTCTTTTTCCTCTTGTCTCCGTACACTGGCTTCTTCTTTGGCACCGAGTCGTCTTTGGATGGCACTTCAATACCCTGGGCCTTCAGGAGTTCAAGTGTGGCCTCTGCCCTGGCCCGGGCCTCTTTCTGGGCTTTGGTCAGCAGTTTGCCCTCCTTCTTCagcctctccttcctctctttctccttctgtttcttcttctccttGCGCTCCTGTTCCAGACGCTCCTGTAGGTGTTACATTGAAGAGGTCAGTTGGTAAgaggtcaatgtgtgtgtgtgtatacagtgtgtgtgtgcgtgtgtgtgtgtgtgtttaacctgCTCCAGTCTCTGAGCCTCCTGCTCTTCCAGGCGACGCaggttctcctcttcctccttcttggcgcgctcctcttcctccttcatgTGAGCCAGAGCCTCCTGCATGGCTTTCACTGTGGCCTTGCTGGgtcccttcttcttctcctctttctccttgtcccccttcttcttcttcttgtctttCTTGCCCTTCTTGTCTACCCCTTCCTCTTCTGAAGTAACAAAAATACCCCAGACAGAAATCAGTCATATTGCATGTAACTAACTACACAGTAACGCCACTTAACTACTTTGAAAACATTACCATTGGGTTCATTCATTGTTTCCACCACATCGGCAGCTAATGGGTACAGAATTAAGATGAGTAGACTTCTACTATTGTAACTGCATGCAACTACacattaacctgttgagtgtaggggcagtattttgatgtttggatgaaaaacgtacccaaatgaaactgcctatttctcaggcccagaagctagaatatgcatataattgtcagatttagatagaaaacactctaaagtttccaaaactgtcaaaatattgtctgtgagtataacagaactgatattgcaggcgaaaacctgaggaaaatgctaccaggaagtgcctctttttttgaaagctccctgttccattgcatgccttccctccatttaaagggatatcaaccagattcctttccctatggcttccacatggtgtgaacagtctttagacatagtttcatccttttattctgaaaaatgagtgaGAACGATCAGTTTTGCAtccgcaacagcttggagcagacaaaGTGTTGCCGTTTAGGCTGTGGAATGGATACAATATAAACCAATTGTAAATCTCACCCTCTCCTTGAGGATCAGCCCCTTCCTGATCTTCAATCTCTGCTGCTGCCTCCGTCTCTGCTGCTGGGGCTgctgctggggttggggctgctgctggggttggggctgctgctggggttggggctgctgCTGGGGTTGGGGCCGCTGCTGGGGTTGGGGCCGCTGCTGGGGTTGGGGCCGCTGCTGGGGCCACCGCTGGCTCACTCTTCTTCActacctctttctctttcttagGCACTGCTGCAACCTCAatactcccctctttctcctcctccttctccttctgctTCTTCAGCTTAGCCctgtcctcctctttcttcttgcggtctctctccttcttctctgccTTCTTCTGAGCTGCCGTCTTCATCTTGAAggttccctcctcctcttcctcttcttcactgTCTGCCTTGGCTTTGCCCTTCTTCTTCTTGCCTTTCTTTCCAGCCTGCGATGCGTCAAAAGAGTCGTCATCATCTGAAtcatcctcccctcccccctctcctttcctcgcaCCTCCatcgtcatcctcctcttcctcgtccgAGGCCACCTTGTGGACTCCCTTCTTCCCTGCCTTGGGTTTCCTCCGGGTCCGTGAGGCGTCGTCCTCCGAGTCtgagccagcagcagcagcagcagcggggGCAGCAGACGTCTTCTtgtccttctgcttgtcttcgtCTTCCACGACACCCGTACCCGAAACCTCTTCGTCGTCCCTGTCGTCATCCTCCAGGCTGGCTCGCTTGCCCTTCCGCGTCTTCTTCTTCTCCGCTTTGGTGGGCGGCGGGGGCTCGGCGGCACTCTCCGGCTCGTCTGTGGCGTCTGGTTTCTGTGGATTGCGGAAGTGATGAGTACTCCATAGAAGCATGTGCTTTGCCAAACAGGGTCATTACATAAGCAGATTAGCATTGGGCTATAGCCTGGTATAAGGTCATTGCATATGAAGATTAGCATATGGCTACACTTCACCTTGCTGCCTCTAGCTCCTGTGGTTTCAAGAGACAGTTCCTCCAGCTCCTTCAGGATGTCGTCTTCACTGTTAAAGATCAAATCATTATGATCAATACACAGGCTGCAAAGTCCAAGGCAAGTGTAGAAATATTTCCCTCCAACAGTTGGTTCTTATTTCCATAATTATTTTAAAATGGAGCGTTCTTACTGtcgaagagagagaaataaagacttACTCAAAATCATCTTTCTTTTTGTCTTTCTTCTTCTTGGCCTTTCCTTTACCTTGCTCCTTGGAGGCTCCCGCTCCTTCGATTTCTGCTGCTAGGGCGTCAAGGTCGATTCCACCGTCTTTGGCACTGAAACAAAGTTATGCAAATCACATATGATGCACATTACACATGGTAAAAGACAGCATTATCAAGCATAGCTGGGAACCACATGCTTCTTTCTCCATGCAGATTTCTGCCATATGCTATGTTACAAAAAATTCAGgcttacaggctgactacaccgctctcGTCATGTGAGCGAgcatgcaaaataaatgtagaaatctatgttattcaattattgcgccaacgagcgtctgcattGCCAAGGGATAAAATAGaagttctatttgtgacacagATCGCGCTGCAACTCCTGCCTCTCCCTAATTGGTTTAcagaagcagatacccacgtgccttctcctcattggttatacccacgagggtgactgaaagacgaacgaggtcagtggcggtaatgcacctaatttttaaaagttgccaatcgcattataaagtcaagagaagaaaaggcctagaaggaggagagatgactagaaaagattcagttgaccgttttatgtgtagattaattggcggagtagaaaaccttgtgcatttcaggtaaaatgcCAACTGAATGTTtacatcccaggacaaattagctagcaacagcaagctagctaaaaagGACTAATTAGATAGCATGTgtaagctagcttgctagctaaattgccataaatgtttcatgcttttcgacctgtccccaaattaatataattggttcagagtttgttttgatattttaacctttgtgtcgtgatcgcgtttggtgtggggggacaaaatacatgtaTGCACGATGGCACACGCGCGTAGCCgctttgggttccgtgttagcaGCAAAATGATACAAACTAGCAATGAATGTGTGGTATTTCAAATATTTGCAGCCCTGATCCAATTAGCACATTTCACGCAAATATGATTTTCATATCCAGTCCAACAAAAAGacagacccagtcagtcagtcagtctgacaAAAAGacagacccagtcagtcagtcagtctgacaAAAAGacagacccagtcagtcagtcagtctgacaAAAAGacagacccagtcagtcagtcagtctgacaAAAAGacagacccagtcagtcagtcagtccgacAAAAGACAGACCCAGTCAGTCATTCCGACCAAGacagacccagtcagtcagtcagtccgacAAAAAGacagacccagtcagtcagtcagtccgacAAAAAGacagacccagtcagtcagtcattccgACAAAAAGACAGACCCAGTCAGTCAATTATTCCGACAAAAGACAGACCCAGTCAGTCATTCCGACAAAAGACAAACCCAGTCAGTCATTCCGACCAAGACAGACCCAGTCAATCATTCCGACCAAGACAGACCCAGTCAACAGAAAATGTTGACAGATTTGAAGGCTTTTACTGCGGTCCTAAAATGACTCGCTGGTGGCCACAAATCAACCCTGACAGTGGGAAGTGTGCATCCAACAAGAACAACACCACCACCTGAATGGCAGCTGCACACTTGACACTGTTACGCCTTCAGTCCCCAAAAAATGCAATAACTAATTCTAGACCTTCAGTCTTATGTCAGACGGGTGAAAATGAAAACCAAAAATTAAAGACAAACAACGTCAGTCCCTAACCTGTAATGACCATTATGATCATCTCAACTACTAACCATCCACAATCCAACCACAACAACCTTACCTGAAGCAGCACATGGATCTTTGAGACTAAAAGCCCTACGTTTGCTCAGCTTCAGACTTTATACAGAGGGAGAGGCTAGCCTCCTTGCATGCCTGTTGCATCAGCAGTAGAAAGCACCTCTATGTTAGAATGAACAGGGCCCAACCCCGGGTAAAACACACAgggtgcacagtgcacacacTCTTGCCTCTGGGTAATAAAATCATGAAGAAACAGCTGATAGACAGAATGTTGATGGAGTTATCCTGTTCTATCAATGTTATTCCTTTCACTTATTTACCTGTAATAACTACTATGAATATTGCTTATATACAAGTGcctttagggttaggggctagtgGTTGTTTCTGGACCAGACCTGTAATAGTTGTTGGTTATGGGGAACAGAGAGGACCATAGTTAATCAAGCTTTAATATCCTTCCGCCATTGCTGTTCAGCGCCATCTTTAGCCCTGGTCTGGTATCATCTTGACCTCACAGCAGAGTTGACTGGAGCAGGAGCAGGCTGCAGATCAGCAGTATACAGTACAGGGGGTGAGAGCTCACCATCACGGCAGGTCAGTCAATATATATCCCTCAATAATCAACTTAAATGCCAAGGCTCATTCCCACAGTCAAAAGCAGACACCTGGTCATGACTTACAAAGGGTGGATAAGAGTGCCTATTACAAGTAGCGAGTGTAGATTTGTGCACTTGGCAGACAAGCATCCGTTGTAGGGCTATGTCGTAATAAGACGTGAGTCAGTGTCAATTGACATCTCTATTCAGGAATGCATCATAATATATGAACAACAACATTGGTTAAGACTTTTGGTCGTAAAGCCTAATTCTTGGCAATGGAAATAGCATATATATTCT from Oncorhynchus clarkii lewisi isolate Uvic-CL-2024 chromosome 7, UVic_Ocla_1.0, whole genome shotgun sequence includes the following:
- the LOC139412921 gene encoding eukaryotic translation initiation factor 5B-like; the protein is MGKKQKKSGDDSAKDGGIDLDALAAEIEGAGASKEQGKGKAKKKKDKKKDDFDEDDILKELEELSLETTGARGSKKPDATDEPESAAEPPPPTKAEKKKTRKGKRASLEDDDRDDEEVSGTGVVEDEDKQKDKKTSAAPAAAAAAGSDSEDDASRTRRKPKAGKKGVHKVASDEEEEDDDGGARKGEGGGEDDSDDDDSFDASQAGKKGKKKKGKAKADSEEEEEEEGTFKMKTAAQKKAEKKERDRKKKEEDRAKLKKQKEKEEEKEGSIEVAAVPKKEKEVVKKSEPAVAPAAAPTPAAAPTPAAAPTPAAAPTPAAAPTPAAAPTPAAAPAAETEAAAEIEDQEGADPQGEEEEGVDKKGKKDKKKKKGDKEKEEKKKGPSKATVKAMQEALAHMKEEEERAKKEEEENLRRLEEQEAQRLEQERLEQERKEKKKQKEKERKERLKKEGKLLTKAQKEARARAEATLELLKAQGIEVPSKDDSVPKKKPVYGDKRKKKPQQAQTPEEISEVMSPTSEMAEPIISPMAVETPKVAAEVEQKAESAVDDWEAIAETIDQDKELKTVHIEVKPETPKHPQQKPSSQPEEEEDDEEEDEEEEDDEEEESEEEEKESQPHTTQQAPATKRKGGKESSESSSDSDSDDDRTKEERIYDKAKKRIEKRRAENIKNINLDKLRSPVVCVLGHVDTGKTKILDKLRHTHVQDGEAGGITQQIGATNVPLEAIVEQTKMVKNFNNEAIKIPGMLIIDTPGHESFSNLRNRGSSLCDIAILVVDIMHGLEPQTLESINLLKEKKCPFIVALNKIDRLYDWKKSPDTDVVATLKKQKKNTKDEFDERAKAVIVEFAQQGLNAALFHENKDPRTFVSLVPTSAHSGDGMGNLIALLVELTQTMLARRLAHCDELRAQVMEVKALPGMGTTIDVILINGVLREGMTVIVPGVEGPIVTQIRGLLLPPPMKELRVKNQYEKHKEVCTAQGVKILGKDLEKTLAGLPLLVAHKEDEVAVLRDELVRELKQTLNSIKLEEKGVYVQASTLGSLEALLEFLRVSKVPYAGINIGPVHKKDVMKASTMLEHDPQYATILAFDVKVERDSQEMADSLGVRVFSAEIIYHLFDAFTKYREDYKKAKQDEFKHVAVFPTKLKILPQFIFNSRDPIVMGVNVEAGVLRQGTPLCVPSKGFVDIGIVTSIEINHKMVDSAKKGQEICIKIEPIPGEAPKMFGRHFEATDILVSKITRASIDALKNWFRDEMGKSDWQLIMELKKTFEII